CTTTTGCTGAATATATTGATGATTAAACCAAATAGCTTTCTTATAATCAAATTTAGCTCCAGACTTATTGCATCGGCTCAAATCAAACAGATGAACTAATTCATCCAAAGACATGAGTTCCTGATCATTTCCAGGATTCCAACCCAACAAAGCCAAAAAGTTTATTACTGCTTCCGGCAAATATCCGGACTCACGATAACCCGAAGAAATTTCTCCCGATTTCGGGTCTTTCCATTGAAGAGGAAAAACAGGAAAGCCCAAACGATCTCCATCCCGCTTACTCAATTTACCATTTCCTTCAGGCTTGAGTAGTAAGGGAAGATGAGCAAAGGCGGGCATTGTTTCTTCCCAGCCAAAGGCTCTATATAATAAGACATGTAACGGTGCTGAAGGTAACCATTCTTCACCCCGAATGACATGAGAAACCTGCATTAAATGATCATCCACAACATTAGCTAAATGATAAGTAGGTAACTCATCTGCTGATTTATATAATACCTTGTCATCCAAAACAGATGAGTTAATCATAACATCTCCACGGATAAGATCGCATATATGTATATCCTCGTTAGGCTCTATCTTAAAGCGAACAACATATTTAGTACCTTCATCAATCAATGATTTCACTTCATCAGCAGATAAAGTCAATGAATTGCGCATTCCCAGTCGAGTAGATGCATCATATTGAAAATTTGCTATTTCGACTCTTTTTGCTTCTAACTCTTCAGGCGTATCAAAAGCGATGTATGCTTTTCCTTTTTGGAGCAGATCATCTACGTGCTTCTTATATATTTCTCGTCGTTCTGATTGGCGATATGGTCCAAAGTCACCTCCAAAGCCAACACCTTCATCAAATTTAATACCAAGCCATGCAAAAGATTCCAATATATATTCTTCTGCTCCAGGCACAAAACGATTAGAATCTGTATCCTCAATACGAAATATTAAATCACCTCCATGCTGACGAGCAAAAAGATAATTATATAAAGCTGTACGAACTCCCCCAATATGCAACGCTCCAGTAGGACTTGGAGCAAATCTGACTCTAACTTTTCTTTCTAACATAAATGCTTCGTATAAATAAATCGAGGCAAAATTAAACCTTTTTTTTCGATACTAAGGTTTTTTTTTGTACTTTTCGCTAAAAATTCAATCTAGATGGACTCTTTCAAGACTAAAAGCAACTTTCAACACAAAGATCTGTTATATAAAATGCTTATATTCGTCG
This is a stretch of genomic DNA from uncultured Bacteroides sp.. It encodes these proteins:
- the gltX gene encoding glutamate--tRNA ligase → MLERKVRVRFAPSPTGALHIGGVRTALYNYLFARQHGGDLIFRIEDTDSNRFVPGAEEYILESFAWLGIKFDEGVGFGGDFGPYRQSERREIYKKHVDDLLQKGKAYIAFDTPEELEAKRVEIANFQYDASTRLGMRNSLTLSADEVKSLIDEGTKYVVRFKIEPNEDIHICDLIRGDVMINSSVLDDKVLYKSADELPTYHLANVVDDHLMQVSHVIRGEEWLPSAPLHVLLYRAFGWEETMPAFAHLPLLLKPEGNGKLSKRDGDRLGFPVFPLQWKDPKSGEISSGYRESGYLPEAVINFLALLGWNPGNDQELMSLDELVHLFDLSRCNKSGAKFDYKKAIWFNHQYIQQKDDNDIATLFLPVLKNHGVEAPFDRVLTVVNMMKQRVNFVPELWDACSFFFVAPTEYDEKTVKKRWKEDSPKCMAELADVLADIDDFSIEGQEKIVMNWIEEKGYHTGNIMNAFRLTLVGEGKGPHMFDISWFLGKEETLLRIKRAIEILK